In the Bacillus sp. HSf4 genome, CGGTATATGGTAAACAGCAATTGAAGCAGCAAAGCTCTGACGACATCTTCAAACCCTTCTTGTTTCAGTCTGCATTCCTTTTTCATCTCCATCAGCAACTGCTCAACAGACGTCTGTTCCTTTAGCGTGAAGGAGATGAAATTTGTATGCTCGGGAAACGGAAGGAGCGGATAAGTGCTTGAGTCAAGAAAAGGCTCGATGAAATCGTGGGAAAAGTTAACGAGGATGCGTTCGAACTCCTCAACTTCCGTACTGGAGGTTCTATGCAGGTCATGGGGATTGATGATGATCATGCTGCCTTTTTCAGCGGTATACACACTTTGATTGATAAAATAAGTCCGTTCTCCGTTCAGCAAATAATAAAGTTCATAGCTTTCATGGACGTGAGGTGCGTTCATCTCGGTAAATCCTTTTCTATGCATATATTGAATCGAAAAAGAATGCTCGTCTATAAAATATTTTGGATGACGCATATCGGGCATTCCTCCTTTTGAAAGCGATTTCTAATCGGGATTGGAGGGGATGGTATGAGAAAGCTGATTTGTCTGATGTTGTTCTTCGCTTTATCAGCCGGCTGTGCAAATCAAGAAAAGGCGGCAACTGAAGAGGGCGCCCGCCTTGAGCTTGACTGGCTTGTTCCGCTTCATACG is a window encoding:
- a CDS encoding AraC family transcriptional regulator produces the protein MRHPKYFIDEHSFSIQYMHRKGFTEMNAPHVHESYELYYLLNGERTYFINQSVYTAEKGSMIIINPHDLHRTSSTEVEEFERILVNFSHDFIEPFLDSSTYPLLPFPEHTNFISFTLKEQTSVEQLLMEMKKECRLKQEGFEDVVRALLLQLLFTIYRTLASGRQSETRPLHPMDEKISEIASYIQANFNETLTLTSLADLFYISPSYLSRVFKKVTGFHLHEYIRHIRIREAKKYLRDTDEKILNIAEETGFKHISHFNKTFKDIVGIPPLQYRKKSGDG